Within Alteribacter lacisalsi, the genomic segment TGCAGTGCCAGCCTGTCAGGTCCGTCACCAACAATGTCACAGGTAAATAAATGTCCCTTTTCCTCAAGTCTCCTGAGTGCACCAAGAAGAAGGCGAATGCCTTTTTTATCTTTTTCATCGAGCACTCCGACTGAGATCATGTGGGGAAAGGGCCCGGGGACGCGCCTTGCCGGTGAGAACCGCTCTGTGTCTACGATGTTGGGGATGACCTGAATCGTCCTTTTCGTGTGCTTTTGCATCCTTCCTGCAAGAAATTCACTGACGGCTGTTATTTCCGCTGCTCCTTCATAGGCCCGGCGGATTTTCGGACCGAAGTATGCATGCTTCATTTTTTTCCCTACGTATGAGGCGTGTTCCGACAGGACGAAAGGAATCCCGAGACTTGTGCACTGGCGGAATGCAAGCCAGCTGTAAAAATCACAGAAGTGCGTTTCCAGCAGATCAGGTTTGCCGTCCTTAAGTACACTTTTTAATAACCGGTTCACCATATATTCAGTATAGAAAAAACGGACACGGCTGATTCCAAGATCTTTCACCATCAGGGTGATCACACGGTAGCCATCAGCCTGTTCCGTTACCACCGTATTTTTATTGGGACGCTCCCGGCTTACGGTTACGACCGTTACATGGAACCGGTGCTTCAGTGCTTCCACCCGGTGCCGGATATAGGAAAACGCAGCCGGGTCTTTCTCAGACGGAAACTCGGAAAAAATAAAAACCTTCCTCATTTAATATGCGCCTCCTTTGCCGTCTTACCTGCCTCCTTTCCGGCGATCACCTTCACTTTTTTCCTGGAATGCCGCGGATCGACTTTTGACCGAATTGACACGAGCATTGGTTTTAAAAACCCCGGCATGAGCCCAAGACACAGGGCAACTGAGACAGAAGCGGCGCGCACAGGAAGGCCGAGGCCGAGACGTTTTGTCCCGTGCCATCGGATGCGGGCATCAAGCATCCGGTAACGCAGTCCCCGTTTCGCACCGTGACCGGGAACGACGCGGTAATAAAGAAGCGGATCCCGGAGGTTATGCACGTGAAGTCCTTCGCTTTGGGCACGGAACCAGAGCTCATAGTCCTGGACGTTGCGGTACGTTTCGTTGTAGCCGCCGAGATGGATGATATCCCTCGTCCGCATCATCACGGTAGGATGAACAAGTGGATTTGCAAACGGCATCACACTGCCGATTTTTTCAGGGTCAGTTGGCACATCGCGGTGCTGCCGTATATTTTCATCTTCGTCAATATCGATAGCATGAGATCCGAGAATCGAGCATTCCGGATGATTATTCAGGTACCGCACCTGTTTTTTCAGCCGTCCGGGATGCATCAGATCATCTGCATCCATTCTGGCCGTATAGGAGGTTTTACACGTATCCAGAAGTTCATTCAGTGTGGAAGTGAGACCACGGTTATGACGGTGGACCCGAATGAGACGGAATCTGGAATCTTTTTCAGTCCACTGCTTCAGGATTCTGACGGTTCCGTCACTAGACCCGTCATCAATGATATGAACACGGAATTTCCGGAGTGTCTGCCGGGAAATGCTTGACAGACAGGATTCCAGATACTTTTCAGCATTATAGGTTGCGAGTATGACTGTCACCTGCTCGTTCATTCGGTCCACTCCTCTCATAAAATGCCGGC encodes:
- a CDS encoding glycosyltransferase; this translates as MRKVFIFSEFPSEKDPAAFSYIRHRVEALKHRFHVTVVTVSRERPNKNTVVTEQADGYRVITLMVKDLGISRVRFFYTEYMVNRLLKSVLKDGKPDLLETHFCDFYSWLAFRQCTSLGIPFVLSEHASYVGKKMKHAYFGPKIRRAYEGAAEITAVSEFLAGRMQKHTKRTIQVIPNIVDTERFSPARRVPGPFPHMISVGVLDEKDKKGIRLLLGALRRLEEKGHLFTCDIVGDGPDRLALQRLCKTYGISKAVRFKGAVPNDKLPAVLNRSDFFVSASRVETFGVAIVEGMSCGLPVVSTKSGGPEEYVTKEIGILCGHSEQKLAAALEKMIRTSGTYNRSTIRQLVLERFSGAVYEKRKTAFYEHVISTYRAGGKKAT
- a CDS encoding glycosyltransferase, with protein sequence MNEQVTVILATYNAEKYLESCLSSISRQTLRKFRVHIIDDGSSDGTVRILKQWTEKDSRFRLIRVHRHNRGLTSTLNELLDTCKTSYTARMDADDLMHPGRLKKQVRYLNNHPECSILGSHAIDIDEDENIRQHRDVPTDPEKIGSVMPFANPLVHPTVMMRTRDIIHLGGYNETYRNVQDYELWFRAQSEGLHVHNLRDPLLYYRVVPGHGAKRGLRYRMLDARIRWHGTKRLGLGLPVRAASVSVALCLGLMPGFLKPMLVSIRSKVDPRHSRKKVKVIAGKEAGKTAKEAHIK